The following are encoded in a window of Telmatobacter sp. DSM 110680 genomic DNA:
- a CDS encoding M56 family metallopeptidase, translating into MTQIPQAIAWTLIHFCWQAAAIALAYRVISAVIARKSSQTRYLAALSGLLLMLVCAAGTFAWEMRSDGTPISIVDSTSNLRATIAADLQSTETSGPATTEPREPFMLAIVLPWIDGLWLIGVFALSVRSLGGWWYLRRLRLASTTEAPSAVRAAFQRISATLGLHRSITLRLTEAIDSPMTMGTLRAIVLLPLSAVTSLGPDELEVVLAHELAHVRRADFFWNILQTIAETLFFFHPAVWWISSRIRHERELCCDDLALEICPNPFAYANALVRLEEQRSRHLRLALALDGHQSHLTLLTRVARILGEPMTRIPSRRLRPFSLAAAFTGLVVLCFPVPHLLASLSPAKQADAKATVSIATTTAPIAAPVIATEVALHIADPAPSSPAIASAEPAPTPRPSSQSDATPKSSAQPHSDYIDQMKAAGYDVDLDKLIAMKIQNVTPEYAQAMAQAGFGKLSADDLIASKIQGVTPEAIAEMKKQGLEINNVHDAISFRIFQVTPEFISGMKAAGFENLDSKQLIAMRVQGVTPEYARQLKQKFPKVTADDLVKARIFRIDDEFMAQAAKHGFTNLPFDKLVQLRISGLLDDESVKE; encoded by the coding sequence ATGACCCAAATTCCCCAAGCCATCGCCTGGACCCTGATTCACTTCTGCTGGCAAGCCGCCGCCATCGCCCTTGCCTATCGCGTCATCAGCGCTGTCATCGCACGAAAGTCGAGCCAGACCCGTTATCTCGCAGCCCTATCTGGTCTCCTTCTTATGCTCGTCTGCGCGGCCGGGACGTTCGCGTGGGAGATGCGTTCTGACGGTACTCCGATCTCGATTGTCGACTCCACTTCAAACCTCCGCGCTACCATCGCTGCCGACTTGCAGAGCACGGAAACCTCAGGGCCTGCAACCACTGAGCCACGCGAGCCGTTCATGCTTGCCATAGTGCTTCCCTGGATCGACGGCCTCTGGCTCATCGGCGTCTTTGCGCTGTCCGTGCGCAGTCTGGGCGGTTGGTGGTATCTCCGCCGTCTTCGCCTCGCCTCCACCACTGAAGCTCCGTCTGCGGTGCGAGCGGCGTTTCAGCGCATCTCCGCGACCTTGGGGCTGCATCGGTCCATCACTCTCCGCCTGACCGAGGCAATCGATAGCCCAATGACCATGGGCACGCTGCGAGCCATCGTGCTGCTGCCGCTCAGTGCGGTAACTTCACTTGGCCCCGACGAACTCGAAGTCGTTCTCGCCCACGAGTTGGCTCATGTGCGCCGCGCCGATTTCTTCTGGAACATCCTTCAAACAATCGCAGAAACGCTCTTCTTCTTTCACCCCGCCGTGTGGTGGATCAGCTCCCGCATCCGTCACGAGCGCGAACTCTGCTGCGACGATCTCGCTCTCGAAATCTGCCCCAACCCCTTCGCCTATGCGAACGCGCTCGTGCGGCTTGAAGAGCAGCGCTCGCGCCACCTGCGTCTTGCCCTGGCACTCGATGGCCATCAATCCCATCTAACCCTTCTCACGCGCGTTGCGCGCATCCTAGGTGAACCCATGACTCGTATTCCCAGCCGTCGCCTTCGCCCCTTCTCTCTTGCCGCAGCCTTCACCGGCCTGGTCGTCCTTTGTTTCCCGGTGCCACATCTGCTGGCCAGCCTCAGCCCCGCAAAGCAGGCTGACGCTAAGGCCACAGTTTCAATTGCAACCACGACTGCGCCGATCGCCGCGCCAGTTATCGCAACTGAAGTCGCCTTGCACATCGCCGATCCAGCCCCCAGTTCCCCCGCAATCGCATCAGCTGAACCGGCGCCCACTCCCCGGCCTTCCTCGCAATCCGATGCAACTCCGAAATCCTCCGCGCAGCCGCACAGCGACTACATCGATCAGATGAAGGCAGCCGGATACGATGTCGATCTCGACAAGCTCATCGCAATGAAGATTCAGAATGTCACCCCTGAATACGCGCAGGCGATGGCACAGGCAGGCTTTGGAAAACTCAGCGCGGACGATCTGATCGCCAGCAAGATTCAGGGAGTAACGCCCGAAGCCATCGCAGAGATGAAAAAGCAGGGACTGGAGATCAACAATGTCCACGATGCCATCTCCTTCCGCATCTTCCAGGTCACGCCCGAGTTCATCTCTGGAATGAAAGCCGCGGGCTTTGAAAACCTCGATTCCAAACAATTGATTGCCATGCGTGTCCAGGGAGTGACGCCCGAATACGCTCGGCAACTCAAACAGAAATTCCCCAAAGTCACCGCAGACGATCTCGTCAAAGCCCGTATCTTCCGCATCGATGACGAGTTCATGGCGCAAGCTGCCAAACACGGCTTCACCAATTTGCCGTTCGACAAACTCGTCCAGTTGCGCATCTCCGGGTTGCTCGACGACGAATCCGTAAAGGAATAG
- a CDS encoding BlaI/MecI/CopY family transcriptional regulator, with translation MEHGTTIPRPTESELELLQILWEKQPATVREIHDALNQDRPSGYTTVLKMLQIMTGKGLVVRDEANRAHVYRAALSQDLMQSKILKDLSKRLFAGSAAQLALHALSMEPASENELAEIRALIERRRNTDNSGHHSAKHSRLPNDSRKDRP, from the coding sequence ATGGAACACGGCACCACCATTCCCCGCCCCACCGAATCCGAACTCGAACTCCTTCAGATCCTCTGGGAGAAGCAGCCGGCCACGGTGCGCGAGATTCACGACGCTCTCAATCAGGATCGCCCCTCCGGCTACACCACCGTTCTCAAGATGCTTCAGATCATGACTGGCAAAGGCCTCGTCGTCCGCGACGAAGCCAACCGCGCCCACGTTTATCGCGCCGCCCTCAGCCAGGACCTGATGCAGAGCAAAATCCTCAAAGACCTGAGCAAGCGCCTCTTCGCGGGATCCGCTGCGCAACTGGCTCTGCATGCCCTCTCGATGGAACCGGCAAGCGAAAACGAACTGGCAGAGATCCGCGCACTCATCGAGCGCAGACGCAATACTGATAACTCAGGCCACCACTCCGCAAAACATTCCAGACTCCCGAACGATTCCAGAAAGGACCGGCCATGA
- a CDS encoding polysaccharide deacetylase family protein encodes MKNQCGMRSLLIAALALAAIPSAIAQQIAFTWDDLPAHSALPQGETRIEIGHKLIAAMKDAHIPPAYGFVNGVAIEREPAAAPMLKDWRDAGFLLGNHTWSHLNLNTSSVADWLADLEKNELVLEKYSSSSDWHWLRYPFLAEGDTPEKRTAIRGFLGIHGYKIAAVTMSFGDYMWNEPYARCVAKNDAASIALLESTYLQAAGDDADFRRAMSKALFGHDIPYVLLMHVGAFDARMLPQLLKLYRDKGFTFITLHEAETDPFYAGALDPSLPDQPDSLEGAMHTRGLTLPARPKPSTDVSTICQ; translated from the coding sequence ATGAAGAATCAGTGCGGTATGCGCTCGCTACTTATCGCCGCCCTTGCACTTGCTGCAATTCCATCCGCAATAGCTCAGCAAATCGCCTTCACATGGGACGACCTCCCCGCCCACAGCGCGTTACCTCAAGGCGAAACTCGCATAGAAATCGGCCACAAACTTATCGCCGCAATGAAAGATGCCCACATCCCTCCCGCATACGGATTCGTCAACGGCGTGGCCATCGAACGCGAACCCGCCGCCGCCCCCATGCTCAAAGACTGGCGCGATGCAGGTTTCTTACTCGGCAATCACACCTGGTCGCACCTGAACCTCAACACCAGTTCCGTTGCTGACTGGCTTGCTGACCTGGAGAAAAATGAATTAGTCCTCGAAAAGTATTCGAGTAGCAGCGACTGGCACTGGCTCCGCTATCCCTTCCTCGCCGAAGGCGACACCCCTGAGAAACGCACTGCAATTCGCGGATTTCTCGGCATCCACGGATACAAGATTGCTGCCGTCACGATGAGCTTCGGCGACTACATGTGGAACGAACCCTATGCCCGTTGTGTCGCCAAGAACGACGCCGCTTCCATCGCGCTACTCGAATCAACTTATCTTCAGGCCGCTGGCGATGATGCTGACTTCCGCCGTGCCATGTCGAAAGCTCTCTTCGGCCACGACATTCCCTATGTCCTGTTGATGCACGTTGGCGCTTTCGATGCCCGCATGTTGCCGCAACTTCTCAAGCTCTATCGTGACAAGGGATTCACGTTTATCACTCTTCATGAAGCGGAAACCGACCCGTTCTACGCCGGAGCACTCGATCCCTCCCTTCCCGATCAACCAGACAGTCTGGAAGGCGCGATGCATACTCGCGGTCTCACCCTGCCCGCGCGTCCTAAGCCCAGTACAGATGTAAGTACTATCTGCCAATAA
- a CDS encoding amidohydrolase family protein, with amino-acid sequence MTRTRCSIALAGLFVLVCRLEAQEPAKLPITQAVLAGKLIDVRTGAVRSHAYILIAGDRVQSITEAAPPSVPVTDLSAYTVLPGLIDAHAHTLSNPTTQNIAAHLRTSIPQATLWGTYNLRLWLDHGFTSLRDACEGPADYPQFALRDSVKRGIILGPRITAAGSCVSLTGGHGDGSPFSPDMQIPRGQNVADTVDDIAHVVRRDIKYGADWIKLMATGGVMDPISDYHVQELSEEQMAAAVEIAHRAGKKVMAHAEGAVGIKAAVRAGVDSIEHGTMLDEEGAQLMEQHHTWLVPTLYCFQHDMETGLSKGRDPDSYAKGVEIMAAQGPAFKLALAHHIRIVYGVDDADVDESVSKEFGALVRGGLSPLGALQAATINAATMLEKDKDVGTLEPGRFADIVAVQGDPLADITVMEHVAFVMQGGRIIKDPAHPDRNPVIHVK; translated from the coding sequence ATGACCCGCACCCGCTGCTCCATCGCTCTCGCAGGCCTTTTTGTCCTTGTTTGCAGGCTCGAAGCCCAAGAACCCGCCAAGCTTCCGATTACCCAGGCAGTTCTCGCCGGGAAACTCATCGATGTGCGCACCGGCGCCGTACGCTCCCACGCCTACATCCTCATTGCCGGCGATAGGGTCCAGTCCATCACCGAGGCCGCTCCACCCAGCGTTCCCGTCACCGATCTCTCCGCTTATACCGTTCTTCCGGGCCTCATCGATGCGCACGCACACACACTCTCCAACCCCACAACGCAGAACATTGCCGCGCATCTTCGCACCTCTATTCCGCAAGCGACACTGTGGGGAACCTACAACCTTCGTCTCTGGCTCGATCATGGATTCACTTCCCTACGCGACGCATGCGAAGGTCCGGCCGACTATCCGCAATTCGCACTCCGCGACTCAGTCAAGCGCGGAATCATCCTCGGCCCGCGCATCACCGCCGCTGGCAGTTGCGTCTCCCTTACCGGCGGTCACGGCGACGGATCTCCCTTCTCGCCTGACATGCAGATTCCCCGCGGTCAGAATGTAGCCGATACCGTAGACGACATCGCCCACGTTGTCCGCCGCGACATCAAATATGGAGCCGATTGGATCAAACTGATGGCTACCGGCGGCGTCATGGATCCGATCTCTGATTACCACGTGCAGGAGTTAAGCGAAGAACAGATGGCTGCCGCCGTAGAAATTGCGCATCGCGCTGGAAAGAAAGTGATGGCCCATGCGGAAGGTGCCGTCGGCATCAAGGCCGCAGTCCGCGCCGGTGTCGACTCCATTGAGCACGGCACCATGCTCGACGAAGAAGGCGCGCAGTTAATGGAGCAGCATCACACCTGGCTCGTCCCCACCCTCTATTGCTTCCAGCACGACATGGAAACCGGACTCAGCAAAGGCCGCGATCCCGACTCCTACGCCAAAGGTGTCGAGATCATGGCTGCGCAGGGGCCCGCATTCAAACTCGCCCTCGCCCACCACATCCGCATTGTCTACGGGGTTGATGATGCCGACGTCGATGAATCCGTCTCTAAAGAATTCGGCGCATTAGTTCGCGGCGGCCTCTCCCCGCTCGGCGCCCTGCAAGCCGCCACCATCAACGCCGCAACCATGCTCGAAAAAGACAAAGACGTCGGCACCCTCGAGCCCGGCCGCTTCGCCGACATCGTGGCCGTCCAAGGCGATCCCCTCGCCGACATCACTGTCATGGAGCATGTTGCGTTCGTCATGCAAGGCGGCCGCATCATCAAAGACCCCGCCCACCCCGACCGCAACCCCGTAATCCACGTCAAGTAA
- a CDS encoding inositol oxygenase family protein, translated as MNSITSQAQPLAQLDQWDDFVEGRYKEGKSKEEFRIYDASATPGVAEFYRLNHEGQTVEYVLGKEKEYFGLKKGMKSIWEAADFLNSLVDDSDPDTDLTQTEHLLQTSEAIRRDGHPRWMVLTGFLHDLGKCLCLYGEPQWGVVGDTFPVGCAWSEAIVFHEYFANNPDRLRAEYQTKFGIYEPNCGLENVHMSFGHDGYIAEVMKPYMPIESLYMLRFHSFYPWHRHGAYDHLANDQDRAMLEWVLKFNQYDLYSKGHAKPDIRELKPYYDDLFAEFLPAKVAW; from the coding sequence ATGAATTCGATCACTTCCCAGGCGCAACCTCTAGCCCAATTGGACCAGTGGGATGACTTCGTCGAAGGACGGTACAAAGAAGGAAAGTCCAAAGAAGAATTCCGGATCTATGACGCGTCGGCTACGCCGGGCGTGGCGGAGTTTTACCGGCTGAATCACGAAGGTCAGACAGTTGAGTATGTCCTCGGTAAAGAGAAGGAGTACTTCGGCCTGAAGAAAGGCATGAAGTCGATTTGGGAAGCTGCGGACTTTTTGAATTCGCTGGTTGACGACAGCGACCCCGACACCGATCTCACCCAGACCGAACATCTGCTGCAAACGTCGGAAGCGATCCGGCGCGATGGACATCCGCGTTGGATGGTGCTGACGGGCTTCCTGCATGATCTTGGAAAATGTCTTTGCCTTTACGGCGAGCCGCAGTGGGGTGTTGTAGGCGATACGTTCCCGGTGGGATGCGCTTGGTCAGAGGCGATTGTGTTTCACGAGTATTTTGCGAACAACCCCGATCGGCTCCGGGCCGAGTATCAGACGAAGTTCGGGATATACGAGCCAAATTGCGGCCTCGAAAATGTTCATATGTCTTTCGGGCATGACGGGTACATCGCAGAGGTGATGAAACCGTATATGCCGATCGAGTCGCTCTACATGTTGCGATTCCATTCTTTCTATCCGTGGCATCGTCATGGTGCGTACGATCACCTGGCCAACGATCAAGATCGCGCGATGCTGGAGTGGGTACTGAAATTCAATCAGTACGATCTTTATTCGAAGGGGCATGCGAAGCCAGACATTAGGGAACTGAAGCCTTATTACGACGACCTGTTTGCGGAGTTTTTGCC